Proteins found in one Candidatus Omnitrophota bacterium genomic segment:
- a CDS encoding prepilin-type N-terminal cleavage/methylation domain-containing protein encodes MMSHFYLLNKKGFALLEVLIGVIILSVGLFTVGAVFFGEFGTINKLSETLVATLAVQEEIDKIRALPFNNIAAYTCSGYNAADPMCPSGFKYLANKSPVCTVLVDGCANAVDNFSGDANIKKVSVTATWNSASGRILSKSLVTLITYQGIDKW; translated from the coding sequence ATGATGAGTCACTTCTACTTACTAAACAAAAAAGGCTTTGCCCTTCTTGAGGTTTTAATAGGCGTCATCATTTTAAGTGTAGGCCTATTTACCGTAGGGGCTGTTTTTTTCGGAGAGTTTGGCACTATTAATAAGCTGAGCGAAACGCTGGTGGCTACCTTAGCGGTTCAGGAAGAAATCGATAAAATCAGGGCCCTGCCTTTTAACAATATCGCCGCGTATACATGTTCAGGATATAACGCGGCGGATCCTATGTGCCCCTCCGGCTTTAAATATCTGGCAAATAAAAGCCCCGTCTGCACAGTATTGGTTGACGGATGCGCAAACGCGGTTGATAATTTTAGCGGCGACGCAAATATTAAAAAAGTTTCAGTTACCGCGACCTGGAATTCTGCCTCAGGGAGAATATTGTCAAAAAGCCTGGTAACTCTGATAACTTATCAGGGCATCGATAAGTGGTGA